In the Victivallis sp. Marseille-Q1083 genome, one interval contains:
- the rtcR gene encoding RNA repair transcriptional activator RtcR, which translates to MNILISFLGSTLDQHGRGPGRWGSWRPSVALAMQEDLHFDRYFLLYQRNFETLCQAIIQDIQICSPDTEVIPELIDLDNPWDFEEVYSKLYDFSRAKDFSAEEHHCFIHITTGTHVAQICLFLLNESHHLPGRLIQTQPTRRNSARGTYTIIDLDLSRYDLLAKRFAVERENDLDFLKSGIATRNRRFNALIETIERVAIRSREPLLLSGPTGAGKSRLAKRIYELKKMNRQISGSFVEVNCATLRGDQAMSTLFGHVKGSFTGAVKDRPGLLKTADQGILFLDEIGELGLDEQAMLLRAVEEKVFLPLGADREDSSSFQLICGTNRELGKAVREGCFRADLLQRINLWSFELPGLAERREDIEPNIDYELEQFCRKAGRHITFNREARQMFLAFALDSAREWHGNFRELNAMMTRMATLAPGGRIDAATVRDEIGRTTSSAATRPAADAELAALLGDHYTEQYDRFDLAQLAEVIKVCRQSRSLSEAGRQLFAVSRQNKTSSNDADRLAKYLARFRLTWTQITGADRTVIR; encoded by the coding sequence ATGAACATTCTGATTTCCTTTCTGGGTTCGACACTCGACCAACATGGCCGCGGCCCGGGCCGCTGGGGCTCCTGGCGCCCCTCGGTGGCGCTGGCGATGCAGGAGGATCTGCATTTCGACCGTTATTTCCTGCTTTACCAGCGGAATTTCGAAACGCTCTGCCAGGCGATCATCCAGGACATTCAAATCTGCTCGCCGGATACCGAAGTCATCCCGGAACTCATCGACCTCGACAATCCGTGGGATTTCGAGGAGGTTTATTCCAAACTCTACGACTTCAGCCGTGCAAAGGATTTTTCCGCCGAAGAGCACCACTGCTTCATCCACATCACCACCGGGACCCATGTGGCGCAGATCTGCCTTTTCCTGCTGAACGAGTCACATCACCTGCCGGGCCGGCTCATCCAGACGCAGCCGACCCGACGCAACAGCGCGCGCGGCACTTATACGATCATCGACCTCGATCTGTCGCGTTACGACCTGCTGGCCAAACGTTTTGCCGTCGAACGGGAAAATGACCTCGATTTTCTCAAATCCGGCATCGCCACCCGCAACCGGCGCTTCAATGCGCTGATCGAAACCATCGAACGGGTCGCCATCCGCTCCCGGGAACCATTGCTGCTGAGCGGTCCCACCGGCGCCGGCAAATCCCGGCTGGCCAAACGCATTTACGAGTTGAAGAAGATGAACCGGCAGATCAGCGGCAGTTTCGTCGAAGTCAACTGCGCCACGTTGCGCGGCGACCAGGCGATGTCGACATTGTTCGGCCATGTCAAAGGTTCGTTTACCGGTGCGGTCAAAGATCGGCCCGGCCTGCTGAAAACGGCGGATCAGGGGATTCTCTTCCTGGATGAAATCGGCGAACTGGGCCTCGACGAACAGGCGATGCTGCTGCGCGCCGTCGAGGAAAAAGTGTTTCTGCCGCTCGGTGCCGACCGGGAAGATTCCAGTTCGTTCCAACTGATCTGCGGCACCAACCGGGAACTCGGCAAGGCGGTGCGGGAGGGGTGTTTCCGCGCCGATTTGCTGCAACGCATCAATCTCTGGAGTTTCGAACTGCCCGGACTGGCGGAACGGCGGGAGGATATCGAACCGAATATCGACTACGAGCTGGAGCAATTCTGCCGGAAAGCCGGCCGGCATATCACGTTCAACCGGGAAGCGCGCCAGATGTTTCTCGCTTTCGCGCTCGATTCGGCCCGCGAATGGCATGGCAACTTCCGGGAATTGAACGCGATGATGACCCGGATGGCCACGCTGGCGCCGGGCGGCCGGATCGATGCGGCCACCGTTCGCGACGAAATCGGCCGCACGACATCGTCTGCCGCAACGCGGCCGGCTGCCGACGCGGAATTGGCGGCATTGCTCGGCGACCATTACACGGAACAATACGACCGTTTCGATCTCGCTCAACTGGCCGAGGTGATCAAAGTCTGCCGCCAAAGCAGGAGCCTGTCCGAAGCCGGCCGCCAACTTTTCGCCGTGTCGCGGCAAAACAAAACGTCGTCCAACGACGCCGACCGGCTCGCCAAATACCTCGCCCGCTTCCGGTTGACCTGGACGCAGATAACCGGCGCGGACAGGACGGTTATCCGGTAA
- the rtcA gene encoding RNA 3'-terminal phosphate cyclase, with product MIEIDGSRGEGGGQILRTALALAALTGQTLHLTDIRAKRPKPGLLRQHLTAAKAVAAIAAGCLEGAELNSPELWFTPDRLVGGEYYFAVGSAGSALLVAQAVLPLLLCADRPSRVVIEGGTHAARAPIFEFFDRVFLPCLRKMGAEITATLERVGFYPAGGGRIVLAVSPIRAWKPLELTAAGGFRRAALVALGSGISEKIRLDELRYGREALKVPLVCVERSLEVDSPGSGNVMYAELEYENITELFSVCGDFDISRQVVGRRVAKMVDRYRALGAPVWRFLADQLLLPMAVGAGGEFLTAPPSEHTLTNIEVIGKFLAVDIKIVNRQNGQYSIEVKQ from the coding sequence ATGATTGAAATCGATGGTTCTCGCGGGGAAGGCGGCGGGCAGATTTTGCGGACCGCGCTGGCATTGGCGGCCTTGACCGGCCAGACATTGCATTTGACCGACATTCGGGCGAAGCGACCGAAACCCGGCTTGCTGCGCCAGCATTTGACGGCGGCGAAAGCCGTGGCGGCGATTGCCGCCGGTTGTCTGGAAGGGGCGGAGCTGAATTCGCCGGAGCTATGGTTCACGCCGGACAGACTCGTTGGCGGCGAATATTATTTTGCCGTCGGCAGCGCCGGCAGCGCCCTGCTGGTTGCCCAGGCGGTTCTGCCGCTGCTGCTCTGTGCCGACCGGCCGTCGCGGGTGGTCATCGAAGGCGGCACGCATGCGGCCAGAGCGCCGATTTTCGAATTCTTCGACCGGGTGTTTCTGCCGTGCCTGCGGAAAATGGGCGCTGAAATTACGGCGACGCTGGAACGGGTCGGTTTTTATCCGGCCGGCGGCGGCCGGATTGTCCTGGCGGTCAGTCCGATTCGGGCCTGGAAGCCGTTGGAATTGACGGCGGCCGGCGGCTTCCGGCGTGCGGCGCTGGTGGCGCTCGGCAGCGGCATCAGTGAAAAAATCCGGCTGGATGAATTGCGGTACGGCCGGGAGGCTTTGAAAGTGCCGCTGGTCTGCGTGGAACGGTCGCTGGAGGTCGATTCACCCGGTTCCGGCAATGTCATGTATGCCGAACTGGAATATGAAAATATCACTGAATTGTTCAGCGTTTGCGGCGACTTCGACATCTCCCGCCAGGTGGTCGGCCGGCGGGTCGCCAAAATGGTCGATCGTTATCGGGCGCTGGGAGCGCCGGTCTGGCGCTTCCTGGCCGACCAACTGTTGCTGCCGATGGCAGTCGGCGCCGGCGGCGAGTTTCTGACGGCGCCGCCGAGCGAACACACGTTGACCAATATCGAAGTGATCGGGAAATTTCTCGCCGTTGACATTAAAATTGTCAACCGGCAAAATGGACAATACAGCATAGAGGTGAAGCAATGA
- a CDS encoding radical SAM protein: MKTAAFLELNSSYSHSMLSNLLLQARALVWRPQWRWTTVAGTGKTPSAELCEALARQKPDLVLASGYIFNIGPLLEVLTAFARRHPAVPLVLGGPNFLGDNAAFLRRWPMIRLVVRGDEAALLPVLDWAAGEGRLDEVPGGCYLDGDGNYIDRGTAELPGSLDEIPSPYQLGLVPPDKVFYQLETARGCGSNCTFCTSARETTRRVRFYSLERVRADLTALRERTAIREIRLLDRTFNQPSERAAALLQMFRAEFADFRFHLEIDPGRLTPEVLWELAAAPPGQLHVEAGIQSLTPAVLQAVRRSATAERMFAGLERLIACGNFAVHADLLAGLPQQDAAGLRQDLQRLIAVGPAEIQLESLKILPGSALGRRCPDGMRFDRQPPWSVTETPWLSAADLRDMQLLSRLIDGFYNRRELRNLVRGWQRLHRQSLERFFAWLLPHYRNYTAGQLPLERRLALLLEFPGLPEEIGALTRLTALLSNQVLPDLPAPEKTPPEYENWPLLHRLPQRGRQPARIVRIFRLECCCNALPLWLDGSARLEHGRFRYAVGCAYGRVAAEVRGITG, encoded by the coding sequence ATGAAGACGGCCGCCTTTCTGGAGCTCAACAGTTCCTATTCGCACAGTATGTTGTCCAATTTGCTGCTGCAGGCGCGCGCACTGGTCTGGCGGCCGCAATGGCGCTGGACGACGGTGGCGGGTACGGGGAAGACGCCTTCGGCCGAGCTGTGCGAAGCGCTGGCGCGGCAGAAGCCGGACCTGGTGCTGGCCAGCGGTTATATTTTCAACATCGGTCCGCTGTTGGAAGTGTTGACCGCTTTTGCCCGGCGGCATCCGGCCGTGCCGCTGGTGCTGGGCGGGCCGAATTTCCTCGGCGACAATGCCGCCTTTTTGCGGCGCTGGCCGATGATCCGCCTGGTGGTGCGCGGCGATGAGGCGGCTCTGCTGCCGGTGCTGGACTGGGCGGCCGGGGAGGGACGGTTGGATGAGGTGCCGGGCGGCTGTTATCTGGATGGCGACGGCAATTATATCGACCGGGGAACGGCGGAATTGCCCGGCAGTCTCGACGAGATTCCGTCACCCTATCAGTTGGGCCTGGTGCCCCCGGACAAGGTGTTCTACCAATTGGAAACGGCGCGCGGTTGCGGCTCCAACTGCACGTTTTGCACCAGTGCGAGGGAGACGACGCGTCGGGTGCGTTTTTATTCGCTGGAGCGGGTGCGGGCCGATTTGACGGCGCTGCGCGAACGGACCGCGATCCGGGAAATCCGGCTGCTGGACCGGACGTTCAATCAGCCGTCGGAACGGGCGGCCGCGCTGCTGCAAATGTTCCGGGCCGAGTTTGCCGACTTTCGATTCCACCTGGAAATCGATCCCGGCCGGCTGACGCCGGAAGTGCTTTGGGAACTGGCGGCTGCCCCGCCGGGGCAGCTGCATGTCGAAGCCGGTATTCAGAGCCTGACGCCGGCGGTACTGCAGGCGGTCAGGCGTTCGGCGACGGCGGAGCGGATGTTCGCCGGCCTGGAACGGTTGATCGCTTGCGGCAATTTCGCGGTGCATGCCGATTTGCTGGCCGGTTTGCCGCAGCAGGATGCCGCCGGACTCCGGCAGGATTTGCAACGGCTGATCGCGGTCGGACCGGCTGAAATCCAGTTGGAATCGTTGAAAATTCTGCCGGGCAGCGCCCTGGGGCGGCGATGTCCGGACGGGATGCGGTTCGACCGGCAGCCGCCGTGGTCGGTGACGGAAACGCCCTGGCTGTCGGCCGCCGATTTGCGCGATATGCAGTTGCTGAGCCGTCTGATCGACGGTTTTTACAACCGCCGGGAGCTGCGCAATCTGGTGCGCGGCTGGCAGCGCCTGCACCGGCAAAGCCTCGAACGATTTTTCGCTTGGCTGTTGCCGCATTACCGGAATTATACGGCCGGGCAACTGCCGCTGGAGCGGCGTTTGGCCCTGCTGCTGGAATTTCCTGGTTTGCCGGAAGAGATCGGCGCTTTGACGCGGTTGACTGCATTGCTGAGCAACCAGGTGTTGCCGGACTTGCCGGCTCCGGAAAAAACGCCGCCGGAATATGAAAACTGGCCGCTGCTGCATCGTCTGCCGCAACGCGGCCGACAGCCGGCGCGGATCGTCCGGATTTTCCGGCTGGAATGCTGCTGCAATGCGCTGCCGCTCTGGCTGGACGGTTCCGCCCGGTTGGAGCATGGCCGGTTCCGCTATGCCGTCGGCTGCGCCTATGGCCGGGTGGCCGCCGAAGTGCGCGGCATTACCGGATAA